One genomic segment of Candidatus Zixiibacteriota bacterium includes these proteins:
- a CDS encoding ABC transporter permease produces MNPKLLYNVFMRDFRKQKKRMTLTILAIAWGSISIMLLLAFGEGLKSQMLNNQRGLGEGISIMWGGQTSIPFQGLGKGRPIRFTSDDVEYLQRRMPELRHVAGEYTAWGTNIKYKDKIFSERVTGVYPCYEDIRTHYPMSGGRFINNLDMEQKRRVVFLGDELKTKLFGAEDAVGKQVLINSIPFMVIGVMQKKNQMSMYNGPDAACASIPATTFAAIYGYQYFSLMIYQPKDISTSAAVETRVYEVMGAKHKFDPKDERALSIWDVAQEAREFSNIMMGIQIFLGLIGGMSLLIAGVGVANIMYVSIKERTREIGIKMAVGAKRKYILIQFLVESLSITAVGGFFGMSLSYILTEAFKRIPIQSDVLDFMGRPTVSAEIGLIVVAVLGVIGFVSGIFPAAKAASVNPVESLRYE; encoded by the coding sequence ACTTCTATATAACGTTTTCATGCGCGATTTCCGCAAACAGAAAAAGCGGATGACGCTGACGATCCTGGCCATCGCCTGGGGATCGATATCGATCATGCTCCTGCTGGCTTTCGGTGAAGGGCTTAAGAGTCAGATGCTGAATAACCAGCGCGGCCTTGGAGAAGGGATCTCAATAATGTGGGGCGGGCAAACCTCGATTCCATTTCAGGGATTAGGCAAGGGGCGGCCGATCCGTTTTACTTCCGATGATGTCGAGTATCTCCAGCGGCGCATGCCGGAATTGCGCCATGTTGCCGGTGAATATACGGCCTGGGGAACAAATATCAAATACAAAGATAAGATCTTCTCCGAACGTGTGACGGGTGTCTATCCCTGCTATGAAGACATCCGCACCCATTATCCGATGTCGGGCGGGCGATTTATCAATAATCTTGACATGGAGCAGAAACGGCGAGTGGTTTTTCTGGGCGATGAATTGAAAACAAAACTGTTCGGCGCCGAAGATGCTGTCGGGAAGCAGGTGCTGATAAATTCCATTCCCTTCATGGTAATCGGAGTGATGCAAAAGAAGAACCAGATGTCCATGTATAACGGCCCGGATGCGGCTTGCGCCAGCATCCCGGCGACCACTTTTGCGGCCATTTATGGCTATCAATATTTCAGTCTCATGATATACCAGCCGAAAGACATCTCCACTTCTGCGGCGGTTGAAACCCGCGTTTACGAGGTGATGGGAGCCAAACATAAATTCGACCCGAAAGATGAACGGGCTCTTTCAATCTGGGATGTGGCCCAGGAGGCGCGTGAGTTCAGTAACATCATGATGGGAATCCAGATATTCCTGGGATTAATCGGCGGGATGTCGCTTCTTATCGCCGGAGTCGGTGTCGCCAATATCATGTATGTCTCGATTAAAGAACGGACACGCGAAATCGGCATCAAGATGGCTGTCGGCGCCAAGCGAAAGTACATTCTGATTCAGTTTCTGGTGGAATCGCTTTCCATCACGGCGGTCGGCGGCTTCTTCGGCATGTCGCTCAGTTACATACTGACCGAAGCATTCAAAAGAATACCGATTCAGAGCGACGTCCTCGATTTCATGGGCCGACCCACCGTCTCGGCGGAAATCGGTCTCATCGTCGTTGCCGTGCTCGGCGTCATCGGATTCGTCTCGGGGATTTTTCCGGCGGCCAAGGCGGCCTCGGTCAATCCGGTGGAATCGCTCCGCTATGAATAG